One window from the genome of Bubalus kerabau isolate K-KA32 ecotype Philippines breed swamp buffalo chromosome 17, PCC_UOA_SB_1v2, whole genome shotgun sequence encodes:
- the LOC129630636 gene encoding uncharacterized protein LOC129630636 gives MRFCAASLIAPAPVEGARQSHGQPLEAGPAAARARLAPSPLCRHGGGIGDEDKERGVQRGWRLRRLRGYGGEAPTRPSVHRRSQSVRARPRPTRPAPGPARVRGPRRPSPLIAVPLVPRPGLGLEPLPRPRPLNAHPRSTPCMGVTVAEDPDLGGKRAGPGKDPSSSKRPSRRPSEGLRVLHQPLSQIHPQHRHPILLLSLV, from the coding sequence ATGAGATTCTGCGCCGCGTCCCTCATTGCCCCCGCCCCCGTGGAGGGCGCGCGCCAGAGCCACGGGCAGCCGTTAGAGGCGGGGCCTGCAGCCGCCCGCGCGCGGCTCGCGCCCTCCCCTTTGTGTCGCCATGGCGGCGGCATCGGCGACGAGGACAAGGAGCGAGGGGTCCAGCGCGGCTGGCGCCTGAGGAGGCTACGCGGCTATGGTGGTGAGGCGCCCACGCGGCCGTCCGTCCATCGGCGAAGTCAGTCTGTCCGCGCGCGGCCACGCCCCACGCGCCCCGCCCCTGGCCCCGCCCGAGTCCGCGGCCCGCGCCGCCCCTCACCCCTCATCGCGGTCCCTCTCGTACCCCGGCCTGGTCTTGGGCTCGAGCCCTtaccccggccccgccccctcaaCGCGCATCCCCGTTCCACGCCCTGTATGGGGGTGACAGTAGCCGAAGACCCAGACTTGGGAGGAAAAAGGGCTGGTCCAGGGAAGGACCCCTCATCCTCTAAGCGGCCTTCGCGGAGGCCTTCTGAGGGTCTCCGAGTCCTCCACCAGCCCCTGTCCCAGATCCATCCTCAGCATCGTCATcccatcctcctcctctccctggtTTAG
- the LOC129631200 gene encoding rho GTPase-activating protein 33-like, producing the protein MLPLSLCSHLWGPLILLSAVQARSTDSLDGPGEGSVQPLPPAGGPSVKGKPGKRLSAPRGPFPRLADCAHFHYENVDFGHIQLLLSPERDGPNVSGENELVFGVQVTCQGRSWPVLRSYDDFRSLDAHLHRCIFDRRFSCLPELPPPPEGARAAQVNYLSQLLLQSRCVLTSDG; encoded by the exons ATGCTCCCGTTGTCTCTCTGCTCCCATCTCTGGGGGCCTCTGATTCTTCTTTCTGCTGTACAGGCTCGCAGCACTGACAGCCTGGATGGCCCAGGGGAGGGCTCGGTGCAGCCCCTGCCCCCTGCTGGGGGACCCAGTGTGAAGGGGAAGCCTGGGAAGAG GCTCTCGGCTCCTCGAGGTCCCTTTCCCCGGCTGGCAGACTGTGCCCATTTCCACTACGAGAATGTTGACTTCGGCCACATTCAG CTCCTGCTGTCTCCAGAGCGTGACGGTCCAAACGTCTCTGGAGAGAATGAACTGGTGTTCGGGGTGCAGGTGACCTGTCAG GGCCGTTCCTGGCCAGTTCTCCGCAGTTACGATGACTTCCGTTCCTTGGATGCCCACCTCCACCGATGCATATTTGACCGGAGGTTTTCCTgcctcccagagcttcctccacCCCCAGAGGGCGCCAGGGCTGCCCAGGTAAACTACCTGTCCCAGCTCCTGCTTCAGTCAAGGTGTGTCCTCACTAGTGATGGGTGA